The Rubrobacter tropicus nucleotide sequence ACGTACGTCTCAACTCGGGGAAAGGAGAGAATCGGTTCGAGGATTCGCGCAACCTTTGAGGGCCGGGTAAGCACTGTTCGTTGCCCGGTGTATGCGTATGGATAGGAGATGCGTCTGGCTGGGGAGCGGCGTATCTGATAGGGAGAGGAGATCTTTTGTACGAAAAGGACGGCGAGAAGTATTTCGTGGTGGACGGCCACGTCCACTACTGGGACGCCAGCCCGGAGAACACCTCCAACAGGTACGGTGAGGGCTTCATAAGCTGCTTCTACGATTACCACAAGAACCTCAGCCCCGAAGAGTACGTCTGGGACTACGACAAGTACCGCAAGTACTCCGAAGAGGACATGATGCACGACCTCTTCGAGATCGGTTACGTCGACAAGGCCATCTTCCAGTCCACCTACCTCACGGACTTCTATGGCAAGGGTTTCAACACCACAGAGCGGAACGCGATCCTCAGGGACAAGTACCCGGACAAATTCATCCTGAACGGCTCCTTCGAGCCCAGGCGCGGCGAGGTCGGCCTCAAGGAGTTCGAGGACAAGTTCAACAAGTACAACTTCACGGGCGTCAAGCTCTACACGGCGGAGTGGCACGAGGACTCCCGCGGCTGGAAGCTAGACGACTACTGGTCCATGAAGCACCTCGAAAAGTGCATGGAGCTTGGGATCAGGAACGTCCACGTCCACAAGGGGCCGACGATCTGGCCGCTAAACAAGGACGCCTTCGACGTGGCCGACGTGGACCGCAT carries:
- a CDS encoding amidohydrolase family protein; translation: MYEKDGEKYFVVDGHVHYWDASPENTSNRYGEGFISCFYDYHKNLSPEEYVWDYDKYRKYSEEDMMHDLFEIGYVDKAIFQSTYLTDFYGKGFNTTERNAILRDKYPDKFILNGSFEPRRGEVGLKEFEDKFNKYNFTGVKLYTAEWHEDSRGWKLDDYWSMKHLEKCMELGIRNVHVHKGPTIWPLNKDAFDVADVDRIASEFPDLNFIVEHVGLPRLEDFCWIGTQEPNVYGGLAVAMPFIHAKPRYFAQIIGELLYWLGEDKILFASDYALWQPKWLVEMFVDFKYPEDAEFDDYAEITPDIKRKVLGLNAAALYDIEVPAEMQAVTADHGTGPVAAEPVSPA